In Candidatus Hydrogenedentota bacterium, a single window of DNA contains:
- a CDS encoding arylsulfatase, with protein sequence MNAFSRLLIVLLVLPAALACAEAGPGMRPNIILIMADDLGYGDLGSYGQQRIQTPHLDRLAAEGTRFTQFYAGSSVCAPSRCSLMTGMHNGHNRVRDNIPHGIFLRPDDVTVAEVLKQAGYTTGAIGKWSLGNPGSWGVANWQGFDYFYGHLDQDQAHFYYPDYLWENDRIVELRGNRGGKTVDYTHDFFTKKALGFIEANKDRPFFLYLPYTIPHSSDYPKKTPESQIVPSDEPYTGETWPQTEKNFAAMITRMDRDVGRIADLVQRLGLDSNTLILFTSDNGPDPSDSHDVEFFDSNAALRGHKRDLYEGGVRVPMIARWPGRVPAGRTSEQVWAHYDLLPTLAELAGLGAPEGVDGISMRPALTGEEQKAQHEFLYWDYGHCRETYLQAVRLGDWKAVRNGKDAPMELYDLKSDTGESKDVAAANPEVVRAVEAVMAGAVTPSPDYPIGEIYQRAP encoded by the coding sequence ATGAACGCTTTCTCCCGACTTCTCATCGTGCTGCTCGTGCTGCCCGCCGCTCTCGCCTGCGCCGAAGCTGGCCCCGGCATGCGGCCGAACATTATCCTAATCATGGCGGACGATCTGGGCTATGGCGATCTCGGCAGCTATGGCCAGCAGCGTATTCAGACGCCCCACCTGGACCGTCTGGCGGCGGAGGGCACGCGCTTCACCCAGTTCTATGCCGGTTCTTCCGTGTGCGCGCCGAGCCGATGCTCCTTGATGACCGGCATGCACAATGGTCACAATCGCGTGCGCGACAACATCCCCCATGGAATTTTCCTTCGCCCGGACGACGTCACCGTGGCCGAAGTGCTCAAACAGGCCGGCTACACCACGGGCGCGATTGGCAAGTGGAGTCTGGGCAACCCTGGCTCGTGGGGCGTGGCGAACTGGCAGGGCTTCGACTATTTCTACGGCCACCTTGATCAGGATCAGGCCCATTTCTATTACCCCGATTACCTCTGGGAGAATGATCGCATCGTAGAGTTGCGCGGCAACCGCGGAGGCAAGACGGTCGACTATACACACGATTTCTTCACGAAGAAAGCCCTCGGGTTTATCGAGGCGAACAAGGACCGGCCCTTTTTCCTCTATCTGCCCTACACCATTCCCCACAGCTCCGACTATCCCAAGAAAACTCCGGAGTCACAGATTGTCCCATCCGATGAACCCTACACCGGCGAAACCTGGCCCCAGACCGAGAAAAACTTCGCCGCCATGATTACGCGCATGGATCGCGATGTGGGCCGCATCGCAGACCTGGTACAGCGGCTGGGCCTCGACAGCAACACCCTGATCCTCTTCACCAGCGATAACGGGCCCGACCCCAGCGACAGCCATGATGTGGAATTCTTCGACAGCAACGCCGCCCTGCGCGGCCACAAGCGCGATCTGTACGAGGGTGGCGTCCGCGTGCCCATGATCGCGCGCTGGCCCGGCCGGGTGCCGGCAGGCAGGACGAGCGAGCAGGTCTGGGCCCACTACGACCTCCTGCCCACCCTGGCCGAGCTTGCGGGGCTGGGCGCGCCAGAGGGCGTCGACGGTATCTCCATGCGCCCAGCCCTTACGGGCGAGGAGCAAAAAGCGCAGCACGAGTTTCTCTACTGGGACTACGGCCACTGCCGCGAAACCTACCTGCAGGCGGTCCGCCTGGGCGACTGGAAGGCCGTGCGCAACGGGAAAGACGCGCCGATGGAACTCTACGATCTGAAAAGCGATACCGGCGAATCGAAGGACGTCGCGGCGGCGAACCCGGAGGTGGTGCGCGCGGTGGAGGCCGTCATGGCCGGTGCGGTGACACCTTCGCCGGATTACCCGATCGGCGAGATCTATCAGCGAGCGCCGTGA
- a CDS encoding alkaline phosphatase family protein, whose protein sequence is MARFLLIGLDGAEPSLVGPWMDAGLLPNLAALRARGAFLPLASTQPPVTFPAWTTCVTGVNPGRHGIFDFTEITPERGLRFVNSGDRAAPALWNMLDAAGKRSCVLGVPGTYPPEPINGLMVSGFDSPVTTGVDRSFVYPPERYVAVRDWPFADFQEHHIGPGWHAMAPEKLLAGVERKCAIAESLLREEPWDFFMAVFGESDTVSHHFWLFHDPESPRHRPGFESAILQVYQRLDAAVGRLIAAAGEDVVVGIVSDHGFGGAGTGVVHLNNWLAEKGYLRWNAAGRDSLLKRAALGLVPERWRGHLFRRFAGLAAKAEAQSRLGRIDWSRTTAWSEELNYFPSIRLNEADPTRRIALAEHLCSQLESWDCVRHAWRREAIFSGPEVHRAPDIILELALENGYAHSCLRSTPGGPPFRRIRDDEHLGGKERGMNGTHRDTGVLLLSERTRATAASLADIAPTVLAVLGAPGPAMDGRSLLGEGFDSRKIAYERGSSSYTEEEEAIMVERMRALGYLE, encoded by the coding sequence CCGCATGGACCACGTGCGTCACGGGGGTCAACCCCGGTCGCCATGGTATCTTCGATTTCACCGAGATTACACCGGAGCGCGGGCTGCGCTTCGTCAACAGCGGCGACCGCGCCGCGCCCGCGCTGTGGAATATGCTGGACGCCGCGGGCAAGCGCTCGTGTGTCCTCGGTGTACCGGGCACCTATCCGCCGGAGCCAATCAACGGGCTGATGGTCTCGGGTTTCGATTCGCCCGTGACCACCGGGGTGGATCGCAGTTTTGTCTATCCGCCGGAACGTTATGTCGCTGTGCGGGATTGGCCTTTCGCCGATTTTCAGGAACATCACATCGGGCCCGGCTGGCACGCCATGGCGCCGGAAAAGTTGCTCGCGGGCGTGGAGCGGAAGTGCGCCATTGCCGAGTCGCTGCTGCGCGAGGAACCCTGGGATTTCTTCATGGCCGTCTTCGGCGAATCGGACACGGTGTCGCACCATTTCTGGCTCTTTCACGACCCTGAATCGCCGCGCCACCGCCCCGGATTTGAATCGGCGATTTTGCAGGTCTACCAACGACTCGACGCGGCGGTGGGGCGCCTGATCGCGGCTGCGGGCGAGGATGTGGTCGTGGGCATTGTTTCCGATCACGGCTTTGGCGGCGCGGGCACCGGGGTGGTGCATTTGAACAACTGGCTGGCGGAAAAGGGCTATCTGCGTTGGAACGCGGCGGGCCGTGATAGCCTGCTGAAGCGTGCCGCGCTGGGTCTCGTGCCGGAGCGGTGGCGTGGTCATCTCTTTCGTCGATTTGCCGGCCTTGCCGCGAAGGCCGAGGCCCAATCCCGCCTGGGGCGCATCGATTGGAGCCGCACAACAGCGTGGTCGGAAGAGTTAAACTACTTCCCCTCGATTCGGTTGAACGAAGCAGATCCGACCCGGCGCATCGCGCTTGCCGAGCACTTGTGCAGCCAACTGGAGTCGTGGGACTGTGTACGCCATGCCTGGCGGCGCGAAGCCATCTTCAGCGGCCCCGAGGTGCATCGCGCGCCGGACATTATCCTGGAGCTCGCGCTGGAGAATGGCTACGCCCATTCCTGCCTTAGAAGCACGCCGGGCGGCCCCCCCTTCCGCCGCATCCGCGACGATGAGCACCTTGGCGGCAAGGAACGCGGTATGAATGGCACGCACCGCGACACAGGGGTGCTGCTGCTCTCCGAGCGTACGCGCGCAACAGCCGCGTCGCTGGCGGATATCGCGCCTACCGTGCTGGCGGTGCTCGGGGCGCCGGGTCCGGCAATGGACGGGCGATCCCTGCTGGGCGAAGGCTTCGACTCTCGCAAGATCGCGTACGAACGGGGCTCTTCTTCCTATACCGAGGAGGAAGAAGCCATCATGGTGGAGCGCATGCGCGCACTGGGGTATTTGGAATGA
- a CDS encoding type II toxin-antitoxin system HicB family antitoxin, which translates to MKDYLTYNGYEAKLEYDAEDDSFFGIVTNIQDTIHFQGRSIKELRDEFKNSVEVYLKHCKKIGKDPNKPYSGKFVLRVPPELHRRLAESAREANESLNAFATRVLQNSGSLKTP; encoded by the coding sequence ATGAAAGATTACCTCACTTACAACGGCTACGAAGCCAAACTGGAGTATGACGCCGAGGATGATTCGTTCTTCGGCATTGTCACCAACATCCAGGACACAATTCACTTTCAGGGCCGGTCCATCAAGGAACTGCGCGACGAGTTCAAGAACTCCGTTGAGGTCTACCTGAAGCACTGCAAGAAAATAGGGAAGGATCCCAACAAGCCCTATTCAGGCAAGTTCGTATTGCGGGTGCCACCGGAGCTTCACCGGCGGTTGGCGGAATCGGCCCGGGAGGCCAACGAAAGCCTGAATGCCTTCGCCACGCGGGTGCTGCAAAATTCCGGCTCATTGAAGACGCCTTAG
- a CDS encoding glycosyltransferase family 4 protein: MKLRIALVGACPFPVPQGSQVFIRDNALALQDRGHEVHLVVYGYGEGRDTSGLTIHRCRRIPGEGKTAAGPSLAKPFQDLAMVLKLRRVVERHRIDAVIAHNYEALLVGLAAGKRPLIYHAHNAMSDELPYYFRWTAAPAKLGRWLDRTFPRRADRVIAPHQRLAGHLVVRGCAHDKVTVIPPPLDARDFEVCAVGEALPPVLYTGNLDAYQNLGLLFASMERVRRRFPEARLRIATAEEASFPDADVVSVKGFDSLHRVLAEDSVLALPRVSWSGYPIKLLNAMAAGKAIVACQSAAYPLTHEVDALIVPDDDLTAFTDALIRLMLDPKLRRRLGAAARAKVEREHEPEAVGRQLEAVVLDAIGKEKAP, translated from the coding sequence ATGAAGCTTCGCATCGCACTCGTGGGCGCTTGTCCCTTTCCGGTGCCCCAGGGCTCGCAGGTGTTCATCCGCGACAACGCCCTCGCCCTGCAGGACCGGGGCCACGAAGTTCATCTGGTGGTGTATGGCTATGGTGAGGGCCGGGACACGAGCGGCCTGACGATCCACCGATGTCGCCGGATCCCCGGCGAGGGCAAGACGGCGGCGGGCCCTTCACTGGCGAAGCCCTTCCAGGATCTCGCCATGGTGTTGAAACTGCGGCGGGTGGTGGAGCGCCATCGCATCGATGCGGTGATCGCCCACAACTACGAAGCCCTCCTGGTGGGCCTGGCGGCGGGAAAACGCCCGCTGATCTATCACGCCCACAACGCCATGTCGGACGAGCTCCCCTACTATTTCCGCTGGACGGCGGCCCCGGCGAAACTGGGGCGCTGGCTGGATCGCACCTTTCCGCGGCGGGCCGATCGCGTCATCGCGCCGCACCAGCGCCTGGCGGGGCACCTGGTGGTGCGGGGCTGCGCCCACGATAAAGTCACCGTCATTCCCCCGCCGCTGGACGCCCGGGATTTCGAGGTCTGCGCCGTTGGCGAAGCCCTGCCGCCCGTGCTGTATACGGGCAATCTGGACGCCTACCAGAATCTCGGGCTGCTCTTTGCTTCGATGGAGCGCGTGCGCAGGCGTTTCCCCGAGGCGCGGCTGCGCATTGCCACGGCGGAAGAGGCCAGCTTCCCCGATGCGGACGTGGTGTCCGTGAAGGGCTTCGATTCACTCCATCGCGTGCTGGCGGAAGATTCCGTGCTCGCGCTGCCGCGGGTGTCGTGGTCGGGCTATCCGATCAAACTGCTCAACGCCATGGCGGCGGGCAAGGCCATCGTGGCGTGCCAGAGCGCCGCCTATCCGCTGACCCACGAGGTGGACGCGCTCATCGTGCCGGATGACGACCTCACCGCCTTCACCGACGCCCTGATCCGCCTCATGCTGGATCCAAAGCTGCGCCGCCGACTGGGCGCGGCGGCCCGGGCCAAAGTGGAGCGGGAGCATGAGCCTGAGGCCGTTGGGCGGCAATTGGAGGCTGTGGTGTTGGACGCGATTGGAAAGGAGAAAGCTCCGTGA